The following proteins are co-located in the Planococcus plakortidis genome:
- the mazG gene encoding nucleoside triphosphate pyrophosphohydrolase: MHTIHILGLGAGDLLQLPLGVYRTLKEADPLYLRTADHPVVEELETEGLRYESFDAIYEKHDDFAPVYREIAETLIAHAENGAIYYAVPGHPLVAEQTVQFLIEAEKQGRCELSIAGGQSFLDAIFGALRIDPIEGFQLVDGTGLDSDRLNMTEHLLIAQVYDQFSASEVKLSLMEKYPDDYPVTIVTAAGASSERLRTVPLHELDRSAEIDNLTTVYVPPATEQTQRLKEWQTFRNIIAKLRSPEGCPWDREQTHESLRPYLLEEAHELLQAIEEEDDEAIAEELGDVLLQVFLHAQIGQDNGYFQLEDVLQAISDKMIRRHPHVFADVEVASADEVVDNWQAIKRQEKPAGESLLDGQDRFSSSLMTSYNYQKKAAKAGFTWKDADGAWAKFEEELQEFKDEVAKGSKDKQLDEFGDLLFTLVNIARFYGLSPEQAMVQANRKFRTRFSHVERRAQEGGRTFSDYTLDQLDGFWNEAKAGHGEDEDHETR, from the coding sequence ATGCATACTATTCACATACTCGGCCTTGGCGCCGGAGATCTTCTGCAATTGCCGCTCGGCGTATACCGTACGTTGAAAGAGGCGGACCCGCTTTATTTGCGGACTGCGGATCACCCGGTCGTGGAGGAGCTTGAAACAGAAGGCTTACGTTACGAGAGTTTTGATGCAATTTACGAAAAACACGATGATTTTGCACCAGTGTATCGGGAAATTGCCGAAACGCTTATCGCACATGCGGAGAATGGAGCGATTTATTACGCGGTCCCGGGGCATCCGCTTGTCGCGGAACAGACGGTGCAATTTTTGATCGAAGCGGAAAAACAGGGACGCTGTGAATTGTCGATTGCCGGAGGGCAAAGCTTTCTCGACGCCATATTCGGCGCTTTGCGCATCGACCCGATCGAAGGCTTCCAACTGGTCGATGGCACCGGCCTCGACAGCGACCGCTTGAACATGACCGAACACCTATTGATCGCGCAAGTGTATGACCAGTTCAGCGCATCTGAAGTGAAGCTGTCGTTGATGGAGAAATACCCGGACGATTACCCGGTGACGATCGTTACAGCAGCAGGGGCCTCTTCTGAGCGCCTGCGCACGGTACCGCTCCACGAACTCGACCGCTCGGCGGAGATCGACAATTTGACCACCGTCTATGTCCCTCCTGCAACGGAACAGACACAGCGTTTGAAAGAATGGCAGACGTTCCGCAACATCATCGCAAAACTGCGCAGTCCGGAAGGTTGCCCGTGGGACCGCGAGCAGACGCATGAATCCTTGCGTCCGTATTTGCTTGAAGAAGCACACGAACTATTGCAGGCGATTGAGGAAGAAGACGACGAAGCGATTGCCGAAGAGTTGGGGGATGTGTTGTTGCAAGTGTTCTTGCACGCGCAAATCGGCCAGGACAATGGCTATTTCCAACTCGAAGATGTGCTGCAAGCGATTAGCGATAAAATGATCCGCCGCCATCCGCATGTCTTTGCTGATGTGGAAGTGGCGTCCGCAGATGAAGTGGTCGATAATTGGCAAGCGATCAAGCGCCAGGAAAAACCGGCAGGAGAATCGCTGCTCGATGGCCAAGACCGCTTTAGTTCGTCCCTAATGACTTCGTACAACTACCAAAAAAAAGCGGCGAAAGCAGGCTTTACGTGGAAAGACGCAGACGGCGCATGGGCAAAGTTCGAAGAGGAATTGCAGGAGTTCAAAGATGAAGTGGCGAAAGGTTCCAAAGACAAGCAGCTCGATGAATTCGGCGATTTGTTATTCACACTCGTCAACATTGCGCGTTTTTACGGCTTGTCGCCGGAACAGGCGATGGTCCAGGCCAACCGCAAATTCCGCACGCGCTTTTCGCATGTGGAGCGGCGCGCGCAAGAAGGCGGCCGCACATTTTCGGATTACACATTAGACCAGCTAGATGGCTTCTGGAACGAAGCGAAGGCTGGACACGGAGAGGACGAAGATCATGAGACTCGATAA
- the mfd gene encoding transcription-repair coupling factor — MKHILQTFLGDSHTQSFISELKKGQDHQLISGLSGSARPIFYQTVHEELDKPLLVVTPNLLHAQRVYDDLVRLMGEQSVRLYPAEETIAADIAFSGPELRAHRIDTLNHMKSTGQGIYITPVSGLRKLLPSPAQWDGATLRVADGDELDTGDWLLKLVAMGYSRTTMVTSPGEFALRGGILDVYPLHFEHPVRIELFDTEVDSIRLFSAEDQRSLEKIESLCILPAVELVLSAGQKRVLADRIEDQLTASLKKLKDDDTKELMLQYIQHDVDTLRSGDEPEQLAKYAALVDSQSAFLGDYFPEDGVVFFDELGRIQEMTETLEREEAEWTVSLLEEGKFLHDVPLSYPFREVLSKLKQPANFLSLFTRTFPLVTIKKSLAYSCKPMQSFHGQMNLLQAEMERWTLGKFRVFVVASGEERMQKVRSVLEDYEMEAEIITEKTIVQDGKTYLVDGELSSGFEMPLQRMAVITDAELFKKQPKKKTRAQKLTNAERIKSYSEIKPGDYIVHIHHGIGRFAGIETLESGGVHKDYLHIVYKGDDKLFVPVDKIDLVQKYIASEEKEPKLHKMGGVEWKKTRTKVSAAVQDIADDLIKLYAEREALEGFTFSEDQDMQRQFETEFPYEETPDQLRSIDEVKKDMERKRPMDRLICGDVGYGKTEVAIRAAFKAVLDGKQVAFLVPTTILAQQHFETMSERFKDYPIEVGLMSRFRSKKQQTETVKGLKNGSVDVVVGTHRILSKDVVYKDLGLLIIDEEQRFGVTHKEKIKQLKSTVDVLTLTATPIPRTLHMSMIGVRDLSVIETPPANRFPVQSYVMEYNGGLVREAIEREMARGGQVFYLYNRVSDMTRKVDEIQQLVPEARVGYAHGQMSETELESIILGFLDGEYDVLVTTTIIETGIDIPNVNTLIVHDADRMGLSQLYQLRGRVGRSSRVAYAYFMYQRDKVLTDVAEKRLMAIKEFTELGSGFKIAMRDLSIRGAGNLLGSQQHGFIDSVGFDLYSQMLEEAIEERRTGMKKEVMPEVEISLAEDAYIPDSYIADGYQKIQMYKRVKNMETAEEMIDLQDELIDRFGDLPIEAEQLLRIARMKVWARAAGVDSIKQQGDRVTIKLSDAGTEAIDGGKVVEASGSYGRAVGFTMNGQALVLNIDGKKTGKHHPFDVLEGMMEILADSVREEASVG; from the coding sequence ATGAAGCATATTTTGCAGACATTTTTAGGGGATTCCCACACTCAATCATTTATCAGTGAACTGAAAAAAGGCCAGGATCATCAGTTGATTTCCGGCTTATCCGGCAGCGCACGTCCCATTTTTTACCAGACGGTGCACGAAGAACTGGACAAGCCGCTGCTCGTCGTGACGCCGAATTTGCTGCACGCCCAACGCGTCTATGACGATTTGGTCCGGCTCATGGGGGAGCAGAGCGTGCGCTTGTATCCAGCGGAAGAAACGATCGCTGCCGATATCGCATTTTCCGGGCCGGAACTGCGTGCCCACCGCATCGATACGCTTAATCATATGAAATCGACCGGCCAGGGCATTTACATCACGCCGGTCTCCGGCTTGCGCAAATTGTTGCCGTCTCCCGCGCAATGGGACGGGGCGACTTTACGCGTTGCGGACGGAGATGAACTCGATACCGGCGACTGGTTATTGAAACTTGTGGCGATGGGTTACTCCCGTACGACGATGGTCACTTCCCCGGGCGAATTCGCTTTGCGCGGCGGTATTCTCGATGTCTACCCGCTGCATTTCGAGCATCCGGTGCGCATCGAGCTATTCGATACGGAAGTCGATTCCATCCGCCTGTTCTCAGCAGAAGACCAGCGCTCACTGGAGAAAATCGAGTCGTTATGCATTTTGCCGGCTGTTGAATTGGTGTTGTCGGCAGGGCAAAAGCGTGTGCTGGCAGATCGCATCGAAGACCAATTGACAGCAAGCTTGAAAAAACTCAAGGATGACGATACGAAAGAGTTGATGCTGCAATACATTCAACACGATGTCGATACGCTCCGGAGCGGTGACGAACCGGAACAATTGGCGAAATACGCCGCTTTGGTCGATTCGCAATCCGCTTTTCTCGGCGATTATTTCCCTGAAGATGGCGTGGTGTTTTTTGATGAGCTCGGGCGCATCCAGGAAATGACCGAAACGCTGGAGCGTGAAGAAGCGGAGTGGACGGTATCGCTCCTCGAGGAAGGCAAGTTCCTCCACGACGTGCCGCTTTCTTACCCGTTCCGTGAAGTGTTGTCAAAACTCAAGCAACCGGCCAATTTCCTGTCGCTCTTTACGCGGACTTTTCCGCTCGTGACGATCAAGAAATCGCTCGCTTACTCCTGCAAGCCGATGCAATCATTCCACGGTCAGATGAATTTATTGCAAGCGGAAATGGAACGCTGGACACTTGGCAAGTTCCGCGTATTTGTCGTGGCAAGCGGCGAAGAGCGCATGCAAAAAGTGCGTTCTGTGCTGGAAGATTACGAGATGGAAGCGGAAATCATCACCGAAAAGACCATCGTGCAAGACGGCAAAACCTACCTTGTCGACGGCGAATTGTCGAGCGGCTTTGAAATGCCGCTGCAGCGCATGGCCGTCATCACCGATGCGGAACTCTTCAAAAAGCAGCCGAAGAAAAAGACCCGTGCCCAGAAATTGACCAATGCCGAGCGCATCAAGAGCTATTCGGAGATCAAACCGGGCGATTATATCGTCCATATCCACCACGGCATCGGCCGTTTTGCCGGCATCGAGACGCTGGAGAGCGGCGGCGTCCATAAAGATTATCTCCACATCGTCTATAAAGGCGATGATAAATTATTCGTGCCGGTCGACAAAATTGACCTTGTCCAAAAATACATCGCTTCGGAAGAAAAAGAGCCGAAGCTCCACAAAATGGGCGGTGTCGAATGGAAGAAAACGCGCACGAAAGTATCGGCGGCCGTACAGGACATCGCCGATGACTTGATCAAGCTGTATGCGGAACGCGAAGCGCTCGAAGGCTTTACGTTCAGCGAAGACCAGGACATGCAGCGCCAATTCGAAACGGAATTCCCTTACGAAGAGACGCCTGACCAATTGCGCTCCATCGACGAAGTGAAAAAAGACATGGAGCGAAAACGCCCGATGGACCGCTTGATCTGTGGCGATGTCGGCTACGGCAAAACGGAAGTCGCCATCCGTGCGGCGTTCAAAGCGGTGCTTGACGGCAAGCAAGTGGCATTCCTCGTGCCGACGACGATTCTCGCCCAGCAGCATTTTGAAACGATGAGCGAGCGTTTCAAGGATTACCCGATCGAAGTCGGCCTCATGAGCCGCTTCCGTTCGAAAAAACAGCAAACCGAAACGGTTAAAGGCTTGAAGAACGGCTCGGTCGACGTCGTCGTCGGTACACACCGTATCTTGTCGAAAGATGTCGTGTACAAAGATCTCGGCTTGTTGATCATCGATGAAGAGCAGCGTTTCGGCGTAACCCATAAAGAGAAAATCAAGCAGCTGAAATCGACTGTCGATGTGCTGACGCTGACGGCGACGCCGATTCCGCGCACCTTGCACATGTCGATGATCGGCGTACGCGACCTGTCCGTCATCGAGACGCCGCCTGCCAACCGCTTCCCCGTGCAGAGCTATGTCATGGAATATAATGGCGGGCTTGTGCGCGAGGCAATTGAACGCGAAATGGCGCGCGGTGGCCAAGTGTTTTATTTATACAACCGGGTAAGCGATATGACCCGCAAGGTGGACGAGATCCAACAGCTCGTCCCGGAAGCGCGCGTCGGCTATGCTCATGGGCAGATGTCCGAGACCGAACTCGAATCGATCATCCTAGGCTTCCTCGACGGCGAATACGATGTCTTGGTGACGACGACGATCATCGAGACCGGCATCGACATCCCGAACGTCAACACATTGATTGTCCACGACGCCGACCGCATGGGATTATCGCAGCTTTATCAATTGCGCGGGCGTGTCGGACGCTCGAGCCGCGTGGCGTATGCCTATTTCATGTACCAGCGCGATAAAGTGCTGACCGATGTCGCAGAAAAGCGCTTGATGGCGATCAAGGAATTCACCGAACTCGGCTCAGGCTTCAAGATCGCCATGCGCGATTTGTCGATTCGCGGGGCGGGCAATTTGCTCGGCTCCCAGCAGCACGGCTTTATCGATTCGGTCGGTTTCGACTTGTATTCACAAATGCTTGAAGAAGCGATTGAAGAGCGCCGCACCGGCATGAAGAAAGAAGTCATGCCGGAAGTGGAAATTTCACTCGCGGAAGATGCGTACATCCCGGATAGCTATATTGCGGATGGCTATCAGAAGATCCAAATGTACAAGCGCGTCAAAAACATGGAGACGGCCGAAGAAATGATCGATTTGCAGGATGAATTGATCGACCGCTTCGGCGATTTGCCGATCGAAGCCGAGCAATTGCTGCGCATCGCCCGCATGAAAGTCTGGGCGCGCGCTGCTGGCGTCGATTCGATTAAACAGCAAGGCGACCGCGTCACCATCAAATTGAGCGATGCCGGAACCGAAGCAATCGACGGCGGCAAAGTCGTCGAAGCTTCCGGCAGTTATGGCCGCGCAGTAGGGTTCACAATGAACGGCCAGGCGCTCGTATTGAACATCGACGGCAAGAAGACCGGCAAGCATCATCCGTTTGATGTACTTGAAGGCATGATGGAGATTCTAGCTGACTCTGTCAGGGAAGAGGCATCTGTCGGGTGA
- a CDS encoding RNA-binding S4 domain-containing protein encodes MRLDKFLKVSRLIKRRTLAKEVADQGRILVNGNKAKASSVVKEGDELQIRFGQKVVTARIDQLRENVRKEQTAEMYTILSEEKLDKVDPSFVDDEA; translated from the coding sequence ATGAGACTCGATAAATTCCTGAAAGTATCCCGCTTGATCAAACGCCGCACGTTGGCGAAAGAAGTAGCCGACCAAGGGCGTATTTTGGTCAATGGCAATAAAGCGAAAGCGAGCAGTGTCGTCAAAGAAGGCGACGAACTGCAGATCCGCTTCGGACAGAAAGTGGTCACTGCCCGCATCGATCAATTGCGCGAAAACGTCCGCAAAGAACAGACGGCGGAAATGTACACGATCCTGAGCGAAGAGAAGCTTGATAAAGTAGACCCGAGCTTTGTGGATGACGAAGCATGA
- a CDS encoding putative polysaccharide biosynthesis protein, whose product MKVQHSMASFLKGAALLTLAGFVVKLLSAVYRVPFQNLVGDEGFYIYQQVYPFVAIFGIWTSYGFAVAVSKLLAEHQSVEHAGILRTAFWLIAIISACAFAVLYLGAGVLAGWMGDEALSGLLQAGAFAVVFMAPLAIMKGRLQATGNMAPVASAQVTEQAVRVAVILIGAFAAVSSGLSLYAAGQVAIAAAGAGALAAVLLLWRSYGGNKERPAASFGHGTAKKLLFTSVSVSMSSLLLVLFQLVDSFTVYRLLEQQLGEQAAMEQKGIYDRAQPLVQFGILLATSLTLSLVPLIARTMNQKSGRSPELYASLAFRVSVLFAVAASAGLTLVMPYVNETLFKTREGSFALIIFNWQIVSMSLVLVMTAILYGFGKIRVPALLMFIGLILKMAGNLWLVPGYGITGAALAGNIGLAFIASALIWYFKKVWAIQFARVRFYSWLIVASIAMAIAVYGYEACVVPLMPGTGRLEAIFITLTAVPLGAAVFLVVAAKSRIITEREWYIIPFGRRLAALQLALNPRKKRS is encoded by the coding sequence ATGAAGGTGCAGCATTCGATGGCCAGTTTCTTGAAAGGCGCTGCGTTACTTACGCTCGCAGGGTTTGTCGTCAAGCTATTGAGTGCGGTTTACCGGGTGCCATTTCAGAATTTGGTCGGCGACGAGGGCTTTTATATTTACCAGCAAGTCTATCCATTCGTGGCGATTTTCGGCATTTGGACGTCCTACGGCTTTGCGGTTGCCGTGTCGAAATTACTGGCGGAGCATCAGAGCGTAGAGCACGCTGGAATTTTACGCACTGCATTTTGGCTCATCGCCATCATTTCGGCTTGTGCGTTTGCCGTGCTTTACTTGGGTGCTGGTGTGCTCGCCGGCTGGATGGGCGATGAGGCGCTTTCCGGATTGCTGCAAGCAGGTGCGTTTGCGGTTGTCTTCATGGCGCCGCTTGCCATTATGAAAGGCCGGCTTCAAGCAACCGGCAACATGGCGCCGGTCGCCTCTGCCCAAGTCACAGAGCAGGCCGTGCGCGTCGCGGTCATTCTGATCGGCGCGTTCGCTGCCGTCAGTTCGGGTTTGTCGCTTTATGCGGCAGGGCAAGTGGCGATCGCAGCGGCAGGTGCAGGTGCATTGGCGGCGGTCCTGTTACTGTGGCGCTCGTATGGGGGCAATAAAGAGCGCCCTGCGGCTTCTTTTGGCCACGGAACGGCGAAGAAATTGCTGTTTACGAGTGTTAGTGTCAGCATGAGTTCGCTGTTATTGGTGCTGTTTCAGCTGGTCGATTCGTTTACCGTCTATCGTCTGTTAGAACAGCAGCTCGGGGAACAGGCGGCGATGGAACAAAAAGGCATCTATGATCGTGCGCAGCCGCTCGTGCAATTCGGCATTTTGCTGGCGACTTCTTTGACGCTGTCGCTCGTGCCGCTCATTGCACGCACGATGAACCAAAAAAGCGGCCGCAGTCCCGAACTTTACGCGAGTCTTGCTTTTCGTGTATCGGTCTTGTTCGCGGTTGCGGCGTCCGCTGGTTTGACCCTGGTCATGCCGTATGTAAATGAAACCTTATTCAAGACCCGCGAAGGTTCGTTCGCACTCATTATCTTTAATTGGCAAATCGTTTCGATGTCGCTGGTGCTCGTAATGACGGCGATACTCTACGGTTTCGGGAAAATTCGCGTGCCCGCGCTGTTGATGTTCATCGGCTTGATCTTAAAAATGGCAGGCAATTTGTGGTTGGTGCCGGGGTACGGCATTACCGGTGCGGCGCTTGCCGGCAATATCGGCTTGGCGTTCATTGCCAGTGCCCTCATTTGGTATTTCAAAAAGGTATGGGCTATACAGTTTGCGCGCGTTCGCTTTTATAGCTGGCTCATCGTGGCATCCATCGCTATGGCTATTGCCGTATACGGATATGAAGCCTGCGTCGTGCCGCTCATGCCAGGGACAGGCCGCCTTGAAGCCATATTCATTACGCTGACGGCGGTCCCGCTCGGCGCTGCCGTATTTTTGGTGGTGGCTGCGAAATCACGGATTATTACTGAGCGGGAATGGTACATCATTCCTTTCGGCCGCCGCCTGGCTGCGTTGCAACTGGCGCTCAATCCACGAAAGAAAAGGAGTTAG
- the argF gene encoding ornithine carbamoyltransferase: protein MTMIMPLAPTVAQEDFLSLKDYSTEEILDLLNLAIELKKPENKHLPLLKGKVLGMIFEKSSTRTRVSFEAGMLQLGGHAMFLSSQDTQLGRGETIADTARVLSGYLDGLMIRTFHQSAVEELAEFSSIPVINGLTDDYHPCQVLADLMTLIEHFGELKGRKLAYIGDGNNMANSLMIGAAKVGLDIAIAAPKGYEPKVEMVELAQAIAKDTGSVVTVTNDPVEAVKNSDAIYTDVWASMGQEAEALKRLNDFAGFQVNAELVQHAKTDYIFMHCLPAHREEEVTTAILEGPHSVIFQEAENRLHAQKAVLVTLMGD, encoded by the coding sequence ATGACGATGATCATGCCGCTTGCCCCAACGGTTGCCCAGGAAGATTTTCTTTCATTGAAAGACTATAGCACCGAGGAAATCCTCGATTTGCTTAATTTAGCGATTGAATTAAAGAAACCCGAAAATAAACATTTGCCGCTCTTGAAAGGAAAAGTGCTCGGCATGATCTTCGAGAAATCATCGACCCGCACGCGCGTGTCGTTTGAAGCGGGCATGCTGCAGCTTGGCGGCCACGCGATGTTCCTGAGTTCTCAAGATACCCAGCTCGGCCGTGGTGAAACGATTGCCGATACAGCACGTGTATTGTCGGGTTATTTGGACGGCTTGATGATCCGCACATTCCACCAATCCGCCGTTGAAGAGCTCGCCGAGTTCAGCTCGATTCCCGTGATTAATGGCTTGACCGATGATTACCACCCGTGCCAAGTGCTTGCTGATTTGATGACGCTAATCGAACATTTCGGCGAGTTGAAAGGCCGCAAGCTGGCGTATATCGGAGATGGCAATAATATGGCCAATTCCTTGATGATCGGTGCCGCCAAAGTCGGGCTCGATATCGCAATCGCCGCTCCGAAAGGCTATGAGCCAAAAGTGGAGATGGTCGAACTCGCGCAAGCCATCGCGAAAGATACAGGTTCTGTGGTGACGGTGACGAATGATCCCGTCGAAGCCGTGAAAAACAGCGACGCCATCTATACGGATGTCTGGGCGAGCATGGGCCAGGAAGCGGAAGCCCTCAAGCGCCTGAATGATTTTGCAGGATTTCAAGTGAACGCTGAACTGGTCCAGCATGCGAAAACTGATTACATCTTTATGCATTGCCTCCCTGCACATCGCGAGGAAGAAGTGACGACTGCTATTTTGGAAGGGCCGCATTCGGTCATTTTCCAGGAAGCCGAAAACCGCCTGCATGCCCAAAAAGCGGTGCTCGTGACGTTGATGGGCGATTGA